From the Ascochyta rabiei chromosome 14, complete sequence genome, one window contains:
- a CDS encoding [Pyruvate dehydrogenase (acetyl-transferring)] kinase yields the protein MAAAAASRTRAGERDGKARRRSLIPLHARAAHRLHLRLAPKAQHRPPPIMGVSSPAALSPRPNPPGARLAMPERAKALSGLSRAKTLSGLSRVANPPAGGDTDMAEQMNDAVRSQFVSGARLGEGTYAIVYAGHYRHHPSKLVAIKKIKLNADFKDGIAMDAIREIKYLSELAHPNIIKLHAVFSTKDQNLSLVLEHLPLGDLEGLWKNKTITYTSADIKAWSNMLCQAIWFCHANHILHRDIKGNNLLIAADNTVKLADFGLARSFADPGKNMTSNVITRFYRPPELLYGCHHYAGNVDMWSVGCVIAELALRQFFLPSETDLQQLSVIVDLFGTPTEESWPGVSSLRYYQPPPNRAAVKLPQPLSWWRGRLPLLGDDGIDMVRGMLAMDPQKRLTAEQALKHRYWTSAPRPTKKENLPNEGGGMKKEGEDLKRKGGETPAGASRGDKVARKLDFGGM from the coding sequence atggcagcagcagcagcgtctCGGACCCGCGCTGGCGAAAGAGACGGAAAGGCGAGGCGCCGTTCCTTGATCCCCTTGCACGCGAGAGCAGCCCACCGACTGCACTTGCGCCTCGCCCCCAAGGCTCaacaccgcccaccgcccatcATGGGCGTCTCCTCACCCGCCGCCCTGAGCCCGCGGCCCAATCCGCCCGGTGCGCGCCTCGCCATGCCCGAGCGCGCCAAAGCCCTCTCGGGCCTCTCACGCGCCAAAACCCTCTCGGGCCTCTCGCGCGTCGCCAACCCCCCCGCCGGCGGCGACACCGACATGGCCGAGCAGATGAACGACGCCGTGCGCTCGCAGTTCGTCTCGGGCGCGCGTCTGGGCGAGGGGACCTACGCCATAGTCTACGCCGGCCACTACCGCCACCACCCCTCCAAGCTGGTCGCCATCAAGAAGATCAAGCTCAACGCCGACTTCAAAGACGGCATCGCCATGGACGCCATCCGCGAGATCAAGTACCTCTCCGAGCTCGCCCACCCCAACATCATCAAGCTGCACGCCGTCTTCAGCACAAAGGACCAGAACCTGTCGCTCGTCCTCGAGCACCTGCCCCTCGGCGACCTCGAGGGCCTGTGGAAGAACAAGACCATCACCTACACCTCGGCCGACATCAAAGCCTGGAGCAACATGCTCTGCCAGGCCATCTGGTTCTGCCACGCCAACCACATCCTGCACCGCGACATCAAGGGGAACAACCTGCTCATCGCCGCCGACAACACCGTCAAGCTGGCCGATTTCGGTCTCGCCCGCTCCTTCGCTGACCCCGGCAAGAACATGACCTCCAACGTCATCACCCGCTTCTACAGGCCCCCCGAGCTGCTGTACGGCTGCCACCACTACGCCGGCAACGTCGACATGTGGAGTGTTGGCTGCGTCATTGCCGAGCTCGCGCTGCGCCAGTTCTTCCTGCCCAGCGAGACTGACCTCCAGCAGCTGTCTGTCATTGTCGACCTCTTCGGCACCCCGACCGAGGAGAGCTGGCCTGGCGTCTCCTCGCTCCGCTACTACCAACCGCCGCCGAACCGCGCTGCCGTCAAGCTCCCTCAGCCGCTGAGCTGGTGGCGAGGCCGCCTGCCCCTGCTGGGCGACGACGGCATCGACATGGTGCGTGGCATGCTGGCCATGGATCCGCAGAAACGCTTGACCGCCGAACAAGCCCTGAAGCACCGCTACTGGACGTCTGCACCGCGCCCTACCAAGAAGGAGAACCTGCCCAACGAGGGCGGGGGCATGAAGAAGGAGGGCGAAGACCTGAAGCGCAAGGGAGGCGAGACCCCAGCAGGCGCCAGCCGAGGCGATAAAGTCGCGCGAAAGCTTGACTTTGGCGGCATGTGA
- a CDS encoding Rhamnogalacturonan endolyase, with protein MRTTSIFAALAAAETILAKGPFLQKISSDQWVIGNDLWNVTQGATYATNLQYQGSDAVGKAQGHYAGYDGESNLVFTSAAIVSNSAAEYIDVSFSSSLGDLHWVIYPDLTGAYQYFVNKALPDISIFRTLWRLDPDRFTHGFNTNKNEKLPDFALYANAPEIQDETFQFPDRSYVTKYDFADYVRERDFVGVYGDKTGSWYIHPTNEYQPGNHLSQTLTVHRESATGDAVQLNVVQDTSHFRVGVKTPQPVGKVWGPWLWYLNDGSVSDARARAAHERATFPYAFLNNTAYHSRGKIEGKLTLSDGRPAAGAAVFVGDVDTSTRPLVQGSNYYYTTFADASGGFSIHNVRSGSYGLVAASNGGVIGDVYTNFTSSPIVVSKGKTSNLGSLTWQVPANTKRIFQIGDFDKKATGFTNSGPHVHGLTEKSAANLTYTIGTSKTSEWNYASSKLGSWAVVFNTTRPRASTKARLSVSLAGYSQSTSVTIQLNGNKTIGSISKDSLSSDPALYRSGTISGEWHLLQYEIAAGDLVEGRNVLAFTTDRYTLWRGVLWDSIILEWVL; from the exons ATGCGAACCACTTCCATCTTTGCAGCACTTGCTGCGGCAGAGACGATACTCGCAAAGGGCCCGTTTCTCCAGAAGATTAGCTCGGATCAGTGGGTGATTGGTAATGACCTGTGGAACGTGACCCAGGGCGCAACATACGCTACCAACCTGCAATACCAAGGCTCAGATGCTGTAGGGAAAGCACAAGGTCACTATGCTGGATATG ATGGCGAATCCAACCTGGTCTTCACGTCTGCTGCCATCGTCTCCAACTCTGCCGCCGAGTACATCGAcgtctccttctcctcgtcCCTTGGCGACCTCCACTGGGTCATCTACCCGGATCTGACGGGGGCCTATCAATACTTTGTCAACAAAGCATTGCCGGACATTTCCATATTCCGCACCTTGTGGCGTCTTGACCCGGATCGCTTCACGCACGGCTTCAACACCAACAAGAACGAGAAGCTGCCGGACTTTGCCCTGTACGCCAATGCCCCAGAGATCCAGGATGAGACTTTTCAGTTCCCCGATAGAAGTTATGTGACAAAATACGATTTTGCAGACTATGTTCGAGAGAGAGACTTTGTGGGTGTTTACGGAGACAAGACGGGGAGTTGGTACATCCACCCAACGAATGAGTATCAGCCAGGAAACCACCTGAGTCAGACATTGACG GTCCATCGCGAGTCGGCAACAGGAGACGCTGTACAGCTCAATGTAGTGCAAGACACGTCCCACTTCCGCGTCGGTGTCAAGACGCCTCAGCCTGTTGGTAAGGTCTGGGGCCCTTGGCTCTGGTACTTG AACGACGGCTCTGTGTCGGATGCTCGTGCTCGTGCTGCCCATGAGCGCGCAACGTTCCCCTACGCCTTCCTGAACAACACAGCCTACCACTCCCGCGGGAAAATTGAGGGCAAACTGACCCTCTCCGACGGTCGTCCTGCAGCAGGCGCAGCGGTCTTCGTCGGCGACGTTGACACCTCTACTCGTCCACTTGTTCAGGGGTcgaactactactacaccaCCTTCGCCGATGCCAGCGGCGGATTTTCCATCCACAACGTCCGCTCCGGCTCCTACGGGCTCGTCGCCGCGTCGAACGGCGGCGTAATCGGAGACGTATACACCAACTTCACATCATCTCCCATCGTCGTCAGCAAAGGCAAGACATCAAACCTAGGCAGCCTGACATGGCAAGTTCCCGCAAACACGAAGCGAATCTTCCAGATAGGGGATTTTGACAAAAAGGCCACTGGCTTCACCAACTCAGGCCCGCACGTGCACGGGCTGACGGAGAAGAGCGCCGCGAACCTGACGTACACGATCGGCACCTCCAAGACGTCCGAGTGGAACTACGCGTCGTCGAAGCTGGGGTCGTGGGCCGTCGTGTTCAACACGACGCGCCCGCGCGCCAGCACCAAAGCGCGCCTCTCCGTGTCGCTGGCGGGATACAGCCAGAGCACGAGCGTGACGATCCAGCTCAACGGCAACAAGACGATAGGCAGCATCAGCAAGGACTCGCTGAGCAGCGACCCGGCGCTGTACCGCTCGGGCACCATCAGTGGAGAGTGGCACTTGCTGCAGTACGAGATTGCGGCGGGGGATCTCGTCGAGGGCCGGAATGTGCTGGCGTTTACGACGGATCGGTATACACTGTGGCGGGGGGTGCTGTGGGATAGCATTATCCTCGAGTGGGTCTTGTAA
- a CDS encoding RING-type E3 ubiquitin transferase, with translation MPPQKRLFGDLGNEPSPFNSPQNVHSSSSTRYTHPTSSQGYAHSSPSQQYARAPKQPRTAQNAHPSRMISGSSQHEPLVIDSDDDDDASQEVLDSTQGYNEQQYSYGLYGMLQNKIVGVRYYNGYATVGEMVICRREPHNRYDRNAIQVLNVQGEQIGHIPKTWASKLAKYMDNRSLLVEAHITGHKGEFDCPLEIRLYGTNDPVEREKLVAQMRADKLPVGHAADRKRKEAAAQKERQALAKEAAKRAKKNGGTVVAVDGGYNWENSMSEYMAGSSQSDGMGPGPSLEDIIGGSERFNPRNFENVVEEFGVKEQDLAAMPKATQPEALQTEMHPFQLQGLQWMLDKESPQLPAQGTKDVVQLWQCHSRMPNAYTNLATNYTVTNPVLASGGILADDMGLGKTIQVISLIVADKALGRRSPSAADATLILAPVSVMSNWSTQMKRHIKPEYALRIMFWHGTRKEPITPKQIENYDVVISTYESVSSDWYSQKSTALPRKSGPFSITWRRVILDEGHNIRNPKAKKTIAISNLLAQSRWSLTGTPIINNLKDLYSQLRFLRLSGGLDSFEIFHGAISRPVLAGDPQGNKALQLLMGGICLRRKKEMPFIDLRLPELSEYVHKFKLHPHEQEKYDALEAQAKGTLDIYKSNIGNQKAFDTYRHLLEVLLRMRQLCNHWQLVGEERLESIMKQLEAEGVVDLTAENKEALQKMLQLSIDSQEDCPICFDTYKDPVITKCAHTFCTPCLERVIELQGKCPMCRAELESFGSTTVKPAAETSVKHEHTAVSEADKASLEKNTSSKVEQLLQILAASAKDKTNKTIIFSQWISFLDLIQVHLAAAGYKYTRIDGSMSAVTRDAALEALDSDPDTTIMLASLSVCSVGLNLVAANQVIMADSWWAPAIEDQAVDRVHRLGQKRETTVFRLVVEDSVEERVLGIQSDKRRLMAMAFAEKEGGKKKNVRSGGLSDLTRLLGQSEGSGSAGALATESANGSGGGSGSGRSGGGRARKK, from the coding sequence ATGCCACCCCAGAAACGCCTGTTCGGCGATCTTGGCAATGAACCCTCGCCCTTCAATTCCCCACAGAACGTGCACTCGTCTTCCTCCACACGGTACACGCACCCAACTTCGTCGCAGGGTTACGCGCATTCTTCGCCGTCTCAGCAATATGCCCGCGCACCCAAGCAGCCGCGTACCGCACAGAATGCGCATCCGTCGCGTATGATCTCTGGTTCCTCCCAGCATGAGCCTCTAGTCATCGACagtgacgacgacgacgacgcgtCGCAAGAAGTGCTCGACTCGACACAGGGCTATAATGAACAGCAGTACAGCTACGGTCTCTATGGCATGCTCCAGAACAAGATTGTAGGCGTCAGATACTACAATGGCTACGCAACGGTCGGAGAGATGGTCATTTGCAGGCGCGAGCCTCACAATCGGTACGACAGAAACGCAATCCAGGTTCTGAACGTGCAGGGAGAGCAGATTGGTCATATCCCAAAGACATGGGCCTCAAAGCTGGCCAAGTACATGGACAACCGCAGTCTCCTAGTGGAGGCGCATATCACCGGGCACAAGGGCGAATTCGATTGCCCTCTTGAGATCAGACTATATGGCACGAATGACCCAGTTGAGCGCGAGAAGCTGGTTGCTCAAATGAGGGCTGACAAACTTCCTGTCGGGCATGCTGCAGATCGCAAACGCAAAGAGGCGGCAGCGCAGAAAGAAAGGCAGGCGCTGGCCAAGGAGGCTGCCAAAAGGGCAAAGAAGAATGGGGGtactgttgttgctgttgatgGCGGCTACAATTGGGAGAACAGCATGAGCGAGTACATGGCTGGCTCGTCACAGTCCGATGGTATGGGCCCAGGGCCGAGTCTGGAAGACATCATCGGAGGCAGTGAGCGCTTCAATCCCAGGAATTTCGAGAACGTGGTCGAAGAGTTCGGTGTCAAAGAACAGGACCTCGCCGCCATGCCCAAGGCAACTCAGCCAGAGGCACTGCAGACCGAGATGCACCCCTTCCAGCTTCAGGGACTGCAGTGGATGTTGGACAAGGAATCTCCACAACTACCAGCTCAAGGCACCAAGGACGTCGTTCAGCTCTGGCAGTGTCACTCTCGGATGCCCAATGCTTACACAAATTTGGCAACGAACTACACAGTCACTAATCCCGTTCTTGCATCTGGAGGTATTCTGGCGGACGACATGGGACTAGGGAAGACTATCCAAGTCATTTCGCTCATCGTGGCCGACAAAGCCCTCGGACGTCGTTCTCCCAGTGCAGCTGACGCGACACTCATCCTTGCGCCAGTTTCCGTCATGAGTAACTGGAGCACGCAAATGAAGAGGCACATCAAACCAGAATACGCCCTCCGTATCATGTTCTGGCATGGTACGCGCAAGGAGCCTATCACACCCAAGCAAATCGAGAACTACGATGTAGTCATCAGCACATACGAATCGGTGTCGTCAGATTGGTATTCGCAGAAGAGTACTGCGCTACCAAGGAAGTCAGGTCCTTTCTCTATCACTTGGAGGCGGGTCATTCTCGATGAAGGCCATAACATTCGCAACCCCAAAGCCAAGAAGACTATCGCCATTAGCAATCTTCTGGCTCAATCACGCTGGTCCTTGACAGGCACTCCGATTATCAACAATCTCAAAGATCTCTATAGTCAACTCCGCTTTCTGCGCCTCTCGGGAGGGCTTGATTCATTCGAGATTTTCCACGGTGCTATCTCACGTCCTGTGTTGGCCGGTGATCCGCAAGGAAACAAGGCACTACAGTTGCTCATGGGCGGCATTTGTTTGCGACGCAAGAAAGAGATGCCGTTCATCGACCTGCGTCTCCCTGAGCTGTCCGAGTATGTCCATAAGTTCAAGCTTCACCCCCATGAACAGGAGAAGTATGATGCCCTCGAAGCCCAGGCCAAGGGCACACTAGACATCTACAAGAGCAACATTGGCAACCAAAAGGCTTTTGACACTTACCGCCATCTCCTCGAAGTCCTCTTACGAATGCGCCAGCTCTGCAACCACTGGCAGCTTGTTGGTGAAGAGCGGCTCGAGTCGATCATGAAGCAGCTTGAGGCCGAGGGCGTCGTCGACCTCACCGCTGAGAACAAAGAAGCTCTGCAGAAGATGCTTCAGCTCTCCATCGATTCCCAGGAAGACTGCCCGATCTGTTTCGACACATACAAAGACCCGGTGATTACGAAATGCGCTCACACATTTTGCACACCCTGTTTAGAACGTGTCATCGAACTGCAGGGCAAATGTCCCATGTGCCGCGCCGAGCTCGAATCCTTCGGCTCTACAACCGTCAAGCCCGCTGCCGAGACATCTGTAAAGCACGAGCACACCGCCGTATCCGAGGCAGACAAGGCGTCTCTGGAGAAGAACACGTCCAGCAAAGTCGAGCAACTCCTGCAAATCCTCGCCGCTAGCGCCAAAGACAAAACGAACAAGACGATCATCTTCAGTCAATGGATCTCGTTCCTCGATCTTATCCAAGTGCACTTGGCGGCGGCAGGCTACAAATACACACGCATCGATGGCTCCATGAGCGCCGTTACACGCGATGCGGCTCTCGAAGCACTCGACTCCGACCCAGACACGACCATCATGCTGGCATCTCTCTCTGTCTGCTCAGTCGGCCTGAATCTCGTCGCCGCCAACCAGGTCATCATGGCGGACAGCTGGTGGGCGCCTGCCATCGAGGATCAAGCTGTGGACCGCGTCCACCGTCTGGGACAGAAGCGCGAGACTACTGTCTTCCGGCTTGTTGTCGAGGACAGCGTTGAGGAGAGAGTGCTGGGCATCCAGAGCGACAAGAGAAGACTTATGGCAATGGCGTTTGCGGAGAAAGAAggagggaagaaaaagaatgTCCGAAGCGGAGGTCTGAGTGATTTGACGAGACTGCTTGGTCAGAGTGAGGGGAGTGGGAGTGCTGGTGCACTTGCAACCGAAAGTGCAAATGGAAGTGGTGGCGGCAGTGGCAGCGGCAGAAGTGGTGGCGGACGCGCACGCAAGAAGTGA
- a CDS encoding Beta-glucosidase has translation MSSKIESILGSLTLEEKVSLLAGKDFWETVPISDKGVPAIKTSDGPNGARGEVFAGGTRAACFPAAVCSAATWNPDFARQIGNALAEETKTKSARVLLAPTMCNHRHPLGGRNFESFSEDPYLTGKMAANVVNGIQEKGIAATVKHFAANEQETERLAVDEVISERALREIYLKPFEITIKEANPWAVMTAYNKVNGTHADSNTFLLKQVLRGEWGWDGLVMSDWGGTNSTADSLNAGLDLEMPGPTRWRTKDAVVKAVKDGEVSEQVITDRARNVLKLIEKVGAFENPEIPPEKSIVNPKHSKLIRDVAGQGITLLKNDGAILPLRKEKARGKKIGLFGLAKEALIHGGGSASLNAHYRITPEEGLKAAYGDDVELKFAKGAQTYRLLPPLAKHCKDAQGNHGWRMEFFKDGDSKPWKTVDAFKESAFSPILDNEAIGKEVRLTTTFIPSATGKHYLGCSGIGPTTVTINEKVVFEQKGNSPDPMGFLLGGNPEKEFTIPFKEVERYKIQIHTIPPSGGSDWGILAGLPGFRMGFMLQEEHDVDMLTQAKELAREVDVAIVFTGHTPAWETEGQDQQSFNLPRDGSQDALVDAVASLNRKTIVVNSTGVAVAIPWLDKVAALVQAWFPGQEAGNAIADIISGAVNPSGRLPVSFPKRLEDAPAYGNFPGEKKGDQLTVKYEEDVFVGYRHYDRVSKDKVQFPFGFGLSYTTFAFKNGEIEQTSADAFKATVSAKNTGSLPGATVVQLYVGRKQQSPEHPVKTLAAFKKVHLEAGEEKQVELSLALKDFAYFDEVSKGWKVDRGQYDFSFGQSSAHVESVATLEVEGSRELKV, from the exons ATGAGCTCAAAGATTGAGAGCATCCTCGGGTCTCTCACCTTGGAGGAAAAGGTCTCTTTGCTCGCTGGGAAAGACTTCTGGGAGACTGTACCAATCTCGGACAAGGGAGTACCAGCTATCAAG ACTAGTGACGGACCCAATGGTGCACGAGGCGAGGTCTTTGCTGGAGGAACACGAGCAGCATGTTTTCCAGCAGCGGTGTGTTCTGCCGCAACTTGGAACCCAGACTTCGCCCGTCAAATAGGAAACGCGTTGGCGGAAGAGACTAAGACGAAGAGTGCGCGAGTCCT GCTTGCACCGACCATGTGCAACCATAGACATCCTCTTGGAGGCCGCAATTTTGAGAGCTTCTCCGAAGACCCCTACTTGACCGGCAAGATGGCTGCCAATGTGGTCAACGGTATCCAAGAGAAGGGTATCGCAGCCACCGTCAAGCACTTTGCGGCCAACGAGCAGGAAACCGAGCGTTTGGCTGTGGATGAGGTCATCTCCGAGCGTGCGCTTAGAGAAATCTACCTGAAGCCTTTCGAGATCACTATCAAAGAGGCCAACCCTTGGGCTGTGATGACCGCCTACAACAAGGTCAATGGAACACATGCAGACTCAAACACGTTTCTCCTCAAGCAAGTACTGCGCGGTGAATGGGGGTGGGACGGTCTCGTTATGAGCGACTGGGGAGGTACAAACTCCACGGCTGACTCGCTGAATGCCGGCTTAGACCTCGAAATGCCTGGTCCTACAAGATGGCGGACGAAGGACGCTGTCGTAAAGGCTGTGAAGGATGGTGAAGTATCCGAGCAAGTGATCACTGACCGCGCGAGGAACGTGTTGAAGCTCATCGAAAAGGTTGGAGCATTCGAGAATCCTGAGATCCCCCCTGAAAAGTCCATCGTCAACCCGAAGCACAGCAAGCTGATCCGAGATGTCGCTGGTCAGGGCATTACGCTGCTGAAGAATGATGGTGCAATACTTCCACTAAGGAAGGAAAAGGCAAGGGGCAAGAAGATCGGACTCTTTGGGCTTGCCAAAGAGGCACTCATCCATGGAGGTGGAAGTGCTAGTCTCAACGCCCATTACCGCATCACACCTGAGGAAGGCTTGAAGGCTGCATATGGCGACGATGTTGAACTCAAGTTCGCAAAGGGAGCCCAGACGTATCGCCTATTGCCACCTCTTGCCAAACACTGCAAGGATGCCCAAGGAAACCACGGCTGGAGGATGGAATTCTTCAAAGACGGCGACTCAAAGCCCTGGAAGACCGTCGACGCTTTCAAAGAGTCTGCATTTAGCCCTATTTTGGACAACGAAGCGATTGGCAAGGAAGTCAGACTTACAACAACATTCATCCCATCTGCAACAGGCAAACACTATCTCGGATGCTCTGGCATAGGTCCCACAACTGTCACCATCAACGAAAAGGTGGTCTTCGAGCAGAAGGGAAACTCCCCAGACCCAATGGGCTTCCTGCTTGGTGGAAATCCCGAGAAAGAGTTCACCATTCCATTCAAGGAAGTTGAAAGGTACAAAATTCAGATCCACACGATCCCGCCATCAGGCGGATCCGACTGGGGCATCCTAGCCGGTCTTCCTGGGTTCAGGATGGGCTTCATGTTGCAAGAAGAGCACGATGTCGACATGCTCACTCAGGCAAAGGAGCTTGCGAGAGAGGTTGATGTTGCGATTGTGTTCACTGGACACACTCCAGCTTGGGAGACTGAAGGTCAGGACCAACAAAGCTTCAATTTACCTCGCGATGGATCTCAGGATGCCCTTGTCGATGCAGTCGCGTCGCTAAACCGTAAGACCATCGTAGTCAACTCGACTGGTGTCGCCGTCGCTATACCATGGCTCGACAAGGTCGCGGCACTCGTGCAGGCTTGGTTCCCCGGCCAGGAAGCCGGCAATGCGATTGCTGACATCATTTCCGGCGCTGTCAATCCCTCAGGGAGACTGCCTGTTTCTTTCCCCAAGCGCCTCGAGGACGCACCTGCCTACGGCAACTTCCCTGGCGAGAAGAAGGGCGACCAACTTACTGTCAAGTATGAGGAGGATGTCTTCGTCGGCTACCGCCACTACGACCGTGTGTCAAAGGATAAAGTTCAATTCCCTTTCGGATTCGGCCTGTCATACACTACCTTTGCCTTCAAGAATGGAGAGATTGAGCAAACTTCTGCAGACGCCTTCAAAGCTACTGTATCGGCCAAGAACACCGGCAGCCTCCCAGGGGCCACAGTAGTCCAGTTGTACGTCGGCAGGAAGCAGCAATCTCCTGAACACCCAGTCAAGACGTTGGCGGCATTCAAGAAGGTGCATCTAGAAGCCGGAGAGGAGAAGCAAGTGGAATTGTCGTTGGCACTCAAGGACTTTGCGTACTTCGATGAGGTGTCGAAGGGTTGGAAGGTTGATCGTGGGCAATACGACTTCTCCTTTGGTCAGTCCTCGGCACACGTTGAGAGTGTGGCTACGTTGGAGGTTGAGGGTAGTCGAGAGCTGAAGGTTTGA